The following are from one region of the Sandaracinus amylolyticus genome:
- a CDS encoding phospholipase D-like domain-containing protein yields the protein MRDIVKVGETCSALAPSWSGVIVDADDYYRALADAIESARAYVLIAGWQLESSVWMRRRDEDEERPRTFREIVRAAVTRNPELRVYVLAWDWSSVYALDREWATSDKLRSAGRGRLRFLYDANHAPGASHHEKLAIVDGHTAWVGGIDVSEHRWDQRSHFDQNPMRFDGKGALYLPYHDVQAVTRGPIVRHLVEHFVDRWVAAGGDPMVLVPEPIPESPPFAHVPLGQGAVALTRTRGATVVPMREPVREIRALYDRVLRGAQRLVYIESQYVTARVIVEALADRMRDRSRGPLEVVVVVPWCLEGRMEKAAIEGPQRIALSVLGRIAKENGHAMGVYSPCVPRKEEGERGPCPTYIHSKLMIVDDRFLTIGSANATNRSMGLDTELNLAWATDDEHDEIARGIRTLRVSLMAEHAGVTPDEAVRDLGPIEGLVARVDALTAGERPRIRPAPLDPDLALADQGPMDDLFASIGDPETAAFDEGLFEEILERPHGIVARVVTALQSVAGARG from the coding sequence GTGCGTGACATCGTGAAGGTCGGCGAGACGTGCAGCGCGCTCGCTCCCTCGTGGAGCGGCGTGATCGTCGATGCCGACGACTACTACCGAGCGCTCGCCGACGCGATCGAGTCGGCGCGCGCGTACGTGCTGATCGCGGGCTGGCAGCTCGAGAGCAGCGTGTGGATGCGACGGCGCGACGAGGACGAGGAGCGCCCGCGCACGTTCCGCGAGATCGTGCGCGCCGCGGTGACGCGCAACCCCGAGCTGCGCGTGTACGTGCTCGCGTGGGACTGGTCGAGCGTCTACGCGCTCGATCGCGAGTGGGCGACGTCGGACAAGCTGCGCTCGGCGGGCCGAGGGCGCCTCCGCTTCCTCTACGACGCGAACCACGCGCCCGGCGCGAGCCACCACGAGAAGCTCGCGATCGTCGACGGCCACACCGCGTGGGTCGGGGGCATCGACGTCAGCGAGCACCGCTGGGATCAGCGCAGCCACTTCGATCAGAACCCGATGCGCTTCGACGGCAAGGGCGCGCTCTACCTGCCCTACCACGACGTGCAGGCGGTCACGCGCGGGCCGATCGTCCGGCACCTCGTCGAGCACTTCGTCGACCGCTGGGTCGCGGCGGGCGGCGATCCGATGGTGCTCGTGCCCGAGCCGATCCCGGAGTCCCCTCCGTTCGCGCACGTTCCGCTCGGACAGGGAGCCGTGGCGCTCACCCGCACGCGCGGCGCGACGGTGGTGCCGATGCGCGAGCCGGTGCGCGAGATCCGCGCGCTCTACGATCGCGTGCTGCGTGGCGCGCAGCGACTCGTCTACATCGAGTCGCAGTACGTCACCGCGCGCGTGATCGTCGAGGCGCTCGCCGATCGCATGCGCGATCGCAGCCGCGGCCCGCTCGAGGTCGTCGTGGTGGTCCCGTGGTGCCTCGAGGGGCGCATGGAGAAGGCGGCGATCGAGGGCCCGCAGCGCATCGCGCTCTCGGTGCTGGGGCGCATCGCGAAGGAGAACGGCCACGCGATGGGCGTCTACTCGCCGTGCGTTCCGCGCAAGGAGGAGGGCGAGCGCGGGCCCTGCCCGACCTACATCCACAGCAAGCTGATGATCGTCGACGATCGATTCCTCACGATCGGCTCGGCGAACGCGACGAATCGCAGCATGGGGCTCGACACCGAGCTCAACCTCGCGTGGGCCACCGACGACGAGCACGACGAGATCGCGCGCGGCATCCGCACGCTGCGCGTCTCGCTCATGGCCGAGCACGCCGGGGTCACGCCGGACGAAGCGGTGCGCGATCTCGGGCCCATCGAGGGGCTCGTCGCGCGCGTCGACGCGCTCACCGCGGGCGAGCGGCCGCGGATACGCCCCGCGCCCCTCGATCCCGATCTGGCGCTGGCCGATCAGGGCCCGATGGACGATCTCTTCGCGAGCATCGGCGACCCCGAGACCGCGGCGTTCGACGAGGGCCTCTTCGAAGAGATCCTCGAGCGCCCGCACGGCATCGTCGCGCGCGTCGTCAC